In Candidatus Omnitrophota bacterium, a genomic segment contains:
- a CDS encoding sulfatase produces MMTKPNSHQSTRRRFLQTASAAGIAFPFIGASHTASSQAQPQKPNIVFILIDDMRFDSMSCMNHPFLKTPNIDRLANDGVLFNHAYVTTSLCSPSRASILSGQYAHLHGVLDNSTLLPEAAPIFPLELQKGGYETAFIGKWHMGGESDAPRPGFDHWVSFRGQGVYNNPVFNINGKTTPRQGYMTDLLTDYAEEFLKKERSKPFFLYLSHKAVHADFYPAERHKDAFSDVKIEHPASMAAAEENYAGKPLWVKRQRHSWHGVDYMYHDGTYFDRFLLDYNRTMLSVDDSIGRVLDVLESQGALDDSLILFTSDNGFLHGEHGLIDKRCMYEESIRVPLLAHYPHRIQGKRRTDRIALNVDIAPTILETAGLPIPDTIQGRSFLPILRGEDVSWREAMLYEYFWERAFPQTPTVFGVRTERYKYMNFNGIFDLDELYDLQNDPQEMRNLIDDPAHYETRQDMRKRLGALMKEFGAAMVPSFRA; encoded by the coding sequence ATGATGACGAAGCCGAATTCCCACCAATCCACTCGCCGCCGATTTCTTCAAACCGCTTCCGCCGCGGGAATCGCTTTTCCTTTTATCGGCGCATCACATACTGCTTCCTCCCAGGCGCAACCCCAAAAGCCCAACATCGTCTTTATTCTCATCGACGACATGCGCTTCGATTCCATGAGCTGCATGAATCACCCCTTCCTCAAGACGCCCAATATCGACCGTCTCGCCAACGATGGTGTTCTCTTCAACCACGCTTACGTTACGACCTCGTTATGCTCGCCCAGCCGCGCCAGCATTCTCAGCGGCCAATACGCCCATCTCCACGGCGTTCTGGACAATTCCACGCTTCTGCCGGAAGCCGCGCCCATATTCCCCCTCGAATTGCAAAAGGGCGGCTACGAGACAGCCTTCATCGGCAAATGGCACATGGGCGGCGAAAGCGACGCGCCCCGCCCCGGCTTCGACCATTGGGTCAGTTTCAGAGGCCAGGGCGTTTATAACAATCCTGTATTCAATATCAATGGCAAGACCACGCCGCGCCAGGGCTACATGACCGATCTGCTTACCGATTACGCCGAGGAATTTTTAAAGAAAGAGCGCAGCAAGCCTTTCTTTCTCTACCTCTCCCACAAAGCCGTTCACGCCGATTTCTATCCCGCCGAACGTCATAAAGACGCTTTCTCCGACGTCAAAATCGAACATCCGGCTTCGATGGCCGCTGCGGAAGAGAATTACGCAGGCAAACCCCTTTGGGTCAAACGCCAGCGCCACAGCTGGCACGGCGTGGATTATATGTATCACGACGGGACCTATTTCGACCGCTTTCTCCTCGACTACAATCGAACCATGCTCTCCGTCGACGACAGCATCGGGCGCGTGCTGGACGTTTTGGAGTCTCAAGGCGCATTGGACGACTCACTCATTCTTTTTACCAGCGACAACGGTTTTCTTCATGGAGAACACGGCCTCATCGACAAGCGCTGCATGTACGAAGAATCCATCCGCGTCCCTCTGTTGGCCCATTATCCTCATCGAATCCAGGGGAAGCGGCGAACCGATCGCATCGCCCTCAACGTCGATATCGCCCCCACTATTTTGGAAACCGCCGGTCTGCCCATTCCCGATACCATCCAGGGCCGGTCTTTCCTCCCCATCTTGCGCGGCGAAGACGTTTCCTGGCGCGAAGCCATGCTCTACGAATATTTTTGGGAACGCGCTTTCCCCCAAACGCCTACAGTTTTCGGTGTGCGCACGGAGCGTTACAAATACATGAATTTCAACGGGATTTTCGATCTCGACGAATTGTACGATTTGCAGAACGACCCTCAAGAAATGCGCAACCTCATCGACGATCCCGCCCATTACGAAACAAGGCAGGATATGCGCAAACGCCTCGGCGCCCTGATGAAAGAGTTCGGAGCGGCTATGGTTCCCAGTTTTCGCGCGTGA
- a CDS encoding Gfo/Idh/MocA family oxidoreductase, which produces MRQLRIAVIGGGMFFKEIIGQTLKDFERGGFAGALTSIGMSHYAPLVADIQCRFIAIGTHSAVLGNVDGIVQWFKEDFPASALRAHYRENVWEEMLDVYQPDILFVATPDHLHYAPIIAALERGVHVITEKPVCLKTAEIDRIIALARRQKRIVAADMHKRYDPFVRDLMSHAKEKYDQIDRVRACLEEPIDVSTEVFKWAEQSNPFTYVGCHWLDVVAYYLDVFPASLFAVGQKKLLANWGRYHRLSAEKEKRPLESYSKPHDINAWDALSVGITYADGMYGEYHNNWINPRDFEGAVNQEIEVYGTLGRGMVDQQDRGYREAIMGEGSRTRNPAFGGRIQNRGGYTEIFGYGKASIVAGILAIARAKFFGDDPEELKNTYPNVESQRNVIMIIEAAAETARRNFDYHAAGKGCPVTARFEEDLIAIVDPYRTPVEDILYRRSEE; this is translated from the coding sequence ATGCGGCAGTTGCGAATCGCCGTCATCGGCGGCGGCATGTTTTTCAAGGAGATTATCGGGCAGACGTTGAAGGATTTCGAACGCGGGGGCTTCGCTGGGGCGTTGACCTCTATCGGCATGAGCCACTATGCGCCGCTAGTGGCGGATATCCAATGCCGCTTCATCGCCATCGGTACGCATAGCGCTGTGTTGGGCAACGTGGACGGCATCGTGCAGTGGTTCAAGGAGGATTTTCCCGCATCCGCCCTGCGCGCGCATTACCGCGAGAACGTGTGGGAGGAGATGCTCGACGTTTATCAGCCGGATATTCTTTTTGTCGCCACGCCAGATCATCTGCATTACGCGCCGATTATAGCGGCGCTGGAGCGGGGCGTCCACGTTATCACGGAAAAGCCCGTCTGCCTTAAGACCGCCGAGATCGACCGCATCATCGCCCTTGCGCGGCGGCAAAAGCGGATCGTGGCCGCCGACATGCACAAGCGCTACGATCCCTTCGTGCGCGACTTGATGAGCCACGCCAAAGAAAAATACGACCAGATCGACCGCGTGCGAGCCTGCCTGGAAGAGCCGATCGACGTTTCTACGGAAGTGTTCAAATGGGCGGAGCAGTCCAATCCTTTCACCTACGTCGGCTGCCATTGGCTGGACGTCGTGGCGTATTATCTCGACGTCTTCCCCGCCAGCCTTTTCGCCGTGGGGCAAAAGAAACTGTTGGCGAATTGGGGCCGCTATCATCGCCTCTCCGCCGAAAAAGAGAAGCGCCCGTTGGAATCCTATTCCAAGCCGCATGACATTAATGCCTGGGACGCTCTTTCCGTGGGCATTACTTACGCCGATGGGATGTACGGCGAATACCACAACAATTGGATTAATCCCCGCGATTTCGAAGGCGCCGTCAACCAGGAGATCGAGGTTTATGGAACGCTGGGGCGGGGCATGGTCGATCAGCAGGATCGGGGCTACCGAGAAGCGATCATGGGCGAAGGTTCGCGCACGCGCAATCCGGCGTTTGGAGGCCGCATCCAAAATCGCGGCGGCTATACCGAGATATTCGGCTACGGCAAAGCGTCGATCGTGGCGGGAATTTTGGCCATTGCGCGGGCAAAGTTTTTCGGCGACGATCCCGAAGAATTGAAGAATACCTACCCCAACGTAGAATCGCAGCGTAATGTTATTATGATTATCGAAGCGGCGGCGGAAACGGCGCGGCGCAACTTCGATTATCACGCCGCCGGCAAAGGCTGCCCTGTCACGGCGCGCTTCGAAGAAGACTTGATCGCCATCGTCGATCCCTACCGGACGCCGGTAGAAGATATCCTCTATCGACGCAGCGAAGAATGA
- a CDS encoding prepilin-type N-terminal cleavage/methylation domain-containing protein, with protein sequence MIGKIEKLRAFTLIELLIVVAIIGILAAIAVPNFLNAQVRAKTARVYADIHAQAMGLEQYQLDNNQYPNSNVPAPRLWRLSTPIAYLAAVPNDVFGDPLVALGFYHYVERKSENDWFLSDWHSAHSNLQTSPNGSLIIPGGLAWHIRSIGPNKKLDYGYPYDPSNGLVSTGDIDVFGP encoded by the coding sequence ATGATTGGAAAAATTGAAAAACTGCGGGCTTTTACATTGATCGAGTTATTGATTGTCGTCGCCATCATCGGCATTCTCGCCGCCATCGCCGTGCCCAATTTCCTCAACGCCCAAGTCCGGGCCAAGACGGCTCGGGTTTACGCCGATATCCACGCTCAGGCGATGGGTTTGGAGCAGTATCAGCTGGATAACAATCAGTATCCCAACAGCAACGTGCCCGCTCCTAGGCTTTGGCGGTTATCCACGCCGATTGCTTATCTGGCGGCCGTTCCCAACGATGTTTTCGGCGATCCTTTAGTGGCGCTTGGCTTTTATCACTACGTGGAAAGAAAATCGGAGAACGATTGGTTTCTCTCGGATTGGCATTCCGCCCATAGCAACCTGCAAACCTCTCCCAATGGTTCCTTGATAATTCCCGGCGGCCTCGCCTGGCATATCCGTTCGATAGGTCCTAATAAAAAATTGGATTATGGATATCCTTACGATCCATCCAATGGTTTGGTCAGCACAGGCGACATCGATGTATTTGGTCCCTGA
- a CDS encoding sugar-binding domain-containing protein, whose amino-acid sequence MKGNSILTILVMFLMFGAICIYPPSGAGADMIPRPEHPFPQAERQPWLNLNGTWEFAETDDNGDAFLDASHYPDRITVPFCRESKLSGLERRGFVKNVWYRRAFSLPSTWDSPRTLLHIGACDWRTRLWVNGTLAGTHVGGSAAFAFDITPVLQPGENTIIIHAFDDTRSGLQACGKQSEKEESYGCLYTRTTGVWQTVWLEGVGKSYISDFSLVPDPAHSRLLLQADVEGSWKGLTLRAEAFWKNQSVGKASAAADWRNNRLTLDLSEKHLWSVKTPNLYDLTLTLEKDGKPIDAVRSYFGLRTVSIEGRAILINGEPVFQRLVLDQGFYPDGIWTAPSEEALRSDIELSQAAGFNGARLHQKVFEPRFLYWADKLGYLVWGEFPNWGLNYENPQINLPVISEWVEILRRDRNHPAIVGWCPFNETPPSAGELQARIAAITLAADPTRPLIESSGYAHTIPHPQVLDAHDYNQDPPSFRSRWMDYFSNELGLPARYGAGGGGAVPFFVSEYGGIGWFKAGDPAWGYGNNPKTLEELYQRYEGLTNAQLDNRNLFGFCYTQLTDIEQERNGVYYYDRSPKFDVTKLRSINERTARYETDPPLTVQTAVRNWKTAIGALPDADMAHEWRFITEKPGDNWAAFAFDDSGWKSGFGGFGKKGGWEERTRTPWESKDIWLRQQFTYDSAAFDAAALVIHYDNATQIYLNGKLLWKGEGWNDAYAGFDITQALREAIQTGKNVIAVHCHQDEGGQFIDLALLLGSDAK is encoded by the coding sequence ATGAAGGGTAATTCCATTTTAACGATTCTGGTAATGTTTTTGATGTTTGGGGCTATCTGTATCTATCCCCCAAGCGGCGCGGGCGCCGATATGATCCCGCGTCCAGAACATCCCTTTCCGCAAGCGGAACGCCAGCCATGGCTGAACTTGAACGGAACCTGGGAATTCGCCGAAACCGATGATAACGGCGACGCTTTTCTCGACGCTTCCCATTATCCCGATCGCATCACCGTTCCTTTCTGCCGGGAAAGCAAGCTATCCGGATTGGAACGGCGGGGATTCGTGAAGAACGTTTGGTATCGCCGCGCCTTTTCTTTGCCTTCCACGTGGGATTCGCCGCGCACCTTGCTGCATATCGGCGCTTGCGATTGGCGGACGCGATTATGGGTGAACGGAACGCTCGCAGGGACGCACGTGGGCGGCAGCGCCGCGTTTGCGTTCGACATCACGCCAGTTTTGCAGCCGGGCGAGAATACCATAATCATTCACGCATTCGACGATACCCGCAGCGGCTTGCAAGCTTGCGGCAAACAATCGGAAAAAGAAGAGAGCTACGGCTGCCTCTATACTCGCACTACGGGCGTCTGGCAAACCGTATGGTTGGAAGGCGTGGGAAAATCGTATATTTCGGATTTCTCCCTTGTTCCCGATCCCGCCCATTCGCGCCTGCTGCTGCAAGCGGATGTGGAAGGTTCATGGAAAGGATTGACGCTGCGCGCCGAAGCGTTTTGGAAAAACCAATCCGTGGGCAAAGCCAGCGCGGCGGCGGATTGGCGCAACAACCGCCTGACGCTCGATCTATCGGAAAAACATCTTTGGTCCGTTAAGACGCCAAATCTCTATGATCTGACGCTGACGCTGGAAAAAGACGGCAAGCCGATTGACGCCGTGCGCAGTTACTTCGGATTGCGCACTGTCTCCATTGAAGGCCGGGCTATCCTTATCAACGGCGAGCCGGTTTTTCAGCGTTTAGTATTGGATCAGGGATTCTATCCCGATGGAATATGGACGGCGCCGAGCGAGGAAGCCCTGCGGAGCGACATCGAACTGTCCCAGGCCGCCGGATTCAACGGGGCGCGGCTGCATCAAAAAGTATTCGAACCGCGCTTTCTTTACTGGGCGGATAAGTTGGGTTACCTGGTTTGGGGCGAGTTTCCCAATTGGGGATTGAATTACGAAAATCCGCAAATCAACCTTCCGGTAATCTCCGAGTGGGTGGAGATTCTGCGCCGTGACCGCAATCATCCCGCCATCGTTGGTTGGTGTCCCTTCAACGAGACGCCCCCCAGCGCGGGCGAGTTGCAGGCGCGGATCGCCGCCATCACTCTCGCCGCCGATCCGACGCGGCCCCTTATCGAAAGCAGCGGCTACGCTCATACGATCCCCCATCCCCAGGTTCTCGACGCCCACGACTATAACCAGGATCCGCCGTCATTCCGCAGCCGATGGATGGATTATTTTTCCAATGAACTCGGCCTGCCCGCCCGTTACGGCGCGGGCGGCGGCGGCGCAGTTCCCTTTTTCGTCAGCGAATACGGCGGCATCGGCTGGTTTAAAGCGGGCGATCCCGCTTGGGGCTACGGCAACAATCCCAAAACGCTGGAGGAGTTATATCAACGTTACGAAGGATTGACGAACGCCCAGTTGGACAACCGCAACCTCTTCGGTTTTTGCTATACGCAATTGACCGACATCGAGCAGGAACGCAACGGCGTTTATTATTACGACCGTTCGCCGAAATTCGATGTGACTAAACTGCGCTCCATCAATGAACGGACGGCCCGTTATGAAACCGATCCGCCGCTAACCGTTCAAACCGCCGTCCGGAATTGGAAGACGGCGATAGGCGCGTTACCTGACGCAGATATGGCTCATGAATGGCGCTTTATCACAGAAAAACCAGGCGATAATTGGGCAGCTTTCGCCTTTGACGATTCCGGCTGGAAGAGCGGCTTTGGCGGCTTCGGTAAAAAGGGCGGCTGGGAAGAACGCACGCGCACGCCCTGGGAAAGCAAAGACATCTGGCTGCGGCAGCAATTCACATATGACAGCGCCGCTTTCGACGCCGCCGCGCTGGTAATTCACTACGATAATGCGACGCAAATCTACCTAAATGGCAAACTGCTATGGAAAGGCGAGGGCTGGAACGACGCCTACGCCGGTTTCGATATTACGCAAGCGTTGCGCGAGGCGATTCAAACCGGCAAGAACGTCATCGCTGTCCACTGCCATCAGGACGAAGGTGGACAATTCATCGACTTAGCGCTACTGTTGGGCAGCGATGCGAAGTAA